The genomic interval TCTGTCGGCAGCCGACCGCTGGGCAAGTCACAGATGATCGAAAAACGTTTGGCGGGAGTCGCCGCGTTTCCCCAGGACTTGCGTGCCGAGCACGGCTACGACAATCGCGGCGACCATCTTTCACTTTCGCCACTGTTGATGGAAGCGTTCTTAAACCTTGGCCAGTCAATCACCCAGAGTCCAGACTTCACACCCGCCAACGTCGGCATCTGGAAATCGTTTTTCGAGCCCCCAAAGCCTGACGCTGATGTGGAAACGATCGTCCGTCAGCGTTTGGCGACTTTTTTGGAGCGTGCCTTTCGGCGTCCGGCTGCTGAGGAAACGGTCGATCGTTACACGAGCTATGTCACGCGACAATTGGAATCGGGTGTCTCTTTTATCGATGCGATGAAATCGGCCGCCGCCGCGACATTGTCCTCGCCTCGTTTCTTGTACCTTTATGACGGCTCCGGAGAGGAATCACCGGTCGCGTCAGTAGACGGCTACGACTTGGCTTCTCGTCTTTCGTTTTTTCTCTGGGGCAGTTTGCCTGATGCCGAGTTGCTGGAATTGGCATCTGCCGGGACGCTTGCCGATCCTGCCGTGTTGGAGGGGCAAGTCGAACGGATGCTGCGGGATCACAAGCTGAAAAGATTCTGTGACAGTTTCCCAACGCAATGGTTGCAGTTGGATCGAATCATTTCATCGGTCCCCGATCCAGAAAAGTTTCCCGACTTTTATTTCGCCAAGTATCGCGACAGCATGCACATGATGCTGGAGCCGTTGTTGCTATTTGAAACCGTGTTGATCGAGAACCAGCCGATCACACAATTCATCGATTCGGATTTCACGTATCGCTCCGACTTGCTCGAGAACGCCTATGGTGTACTTGCGACCGATGGTCAGCGTACCGGTAAAGGAGCTGGCGCGGTGACGGTGCTGGATTTTCGCCGTGTGCCGGTAACGGATCGTCGAAGTGGTGGGTTGATCACCAACGCAGCAGTCATGACGATGACATCGGGGCCCCTGCGGACACAACCGATCACACGAGGGGCATGGATTGCGACGGTGATATTTAACAATCCTCCGGAACCACCTCCGGCCGACGTGCCGCCACTGGATGAGAAACCAAGCGATGGCGAAGAACACCTGACGTTGCGCGAACGGCTGGCGATGCACCGCGAACGTGCGGACTGCAAAGGCTGCCATGAGCAGATCGATCCGCTCGGTTTTGCGTTGGAGAATTTCAGTCCGGTCGGGACTTGGCGTGACAAGTACGAGAACGGTCGCGAAGTCGATGTGGCGGGAACGCTCTTCCGTCGGCACGAATTCCACGACATCGCCGAGTTCAAGGATGCTATTATGACAGAAAAGGATCGGTTCACGCGAGCGTTGGCTGGGCATCTGTTGTCCTATGCCCTCGCCCGAGAACTTGGACCAAGCGATCAAATCTCCTTGGACGAAATCACGGAAAAAACGATCGCTGACCAGTATCGAATGCAGACGTTGATCAAACAGGTCGTGCTGAGTAAGTCGTTTCAAAGCAAGAGCAAAGCGAGGAGTCAACCTTGAGCTCAACATCACGTCGGACGTTCTTGAGAGGACTGGGCGGTTCCGCTTTGGCTTTGCCCTGGCTGGAAGGCATCGCGATCGCTAACGGGGCGACGACGACACCGTTGCGGATGGCTCATTTCTATGTTCCCATCGGCGTGGTCCGCCGTGGTTTCTTTCCCGGCGAAGCCGACGATGTGATTCCTAAGGGCAATCTCGGCAACGTGATGAAATCGCTGGGCAAACAGGATCCGTTTTACAGTGTCAAACCGCTGGACGAATTAACCCCGACGATGCAGCCTTTGAGTCCGCTCAAAGACAAGGTCTGTTTCATCACCGGCATGGATCGCACGTTCCAGCAGGGAACTGACGTGCATGCCCAGTGTGCCTCTTGTTACTTGAGCAGTGCGCCACCGTACACGGTCCAGGGGACGGCGTGGCCGCTGGACCGCACGTTGGATCATTTGGTTGCCGATCATGTGGGCGGCCAGACTCCGTTTCGCACCTTGGAGTTCAGTTGCAATAGCCATCGCGACAACAAGGAGTCTATCTACTTTGACAACATCTCGTGGTACGGAACGGGGCATCTTGCACCGTCGATCCGTGATCCGAGAAAGATGTATCGCCGTCTTTTCTCCACGCAAGAAATGGATCGCTATCGGGACATCACAGATCTTGTGCTGGAGGATGCCCGCTCGTTGACCAAGGATCTTGGTTACACCGATCGTCAGAAGTTCACTGAATACTTTGATTCCGTTCGAGCAATCGAAGTGCAGATGAATCGTTTGGAGTCGATGAAGAGCGAGTTGTCGCACGTGGAATTTGATGAACCGACAGAAGCCTATTTGCCCAGAGGTGAGTACATCCGATTGATGGGCGATTTGATGGTCGTTGCGTTGCAAACGGGGCTAACGAACGTGGCCACGTTCATGGTCGGACCTGAGCGTTGGGACACTCCCTACATGTTCGAGGGATTGTTCGACACGCCTCGCAGTCATCACCAGATGTCGCACAACCAGACCAAAATGATCGACGATTTGTTGAAAGTGGATCGTTTTCACATGGAGCAATACGTGTATCTGATGCAGCGGATGGATGCGATCCAAGAGTCCGATGGATCGACCTTGTTGGACAACACGCTGTTCACCTACGGATCGGGCTTGGGGGACGGTTCTACTCATCAGTACAACGATCTGCCCATCATCGTCGGTGGTGGCGGAAATCGAATCGGAGCGGGGCGGCACATCAACATGCCCGAGGGCACGCCGTTGGCGAATCTTTGGTTGACCCAAGCACGCATGATGGGCTTGTCCATCGACCGCTTTGCGGACAGTACCGGTACGATCGAGCCACTGTTGGCGAACCGTTGATCTATCCGCAGACTGCTTGAAGGCCTATTCGCCCAAACACCTTGAACGAAACCAGTTATTGAAACTCTACTCAATCACGGGAATAATTCGGGCTCGGCACGCGAACCAACAACAATGAGTCTTGAGAGAGAAAGCATCAGTGTCATCGATGAATGCGGCGGGGCGTAGCGAGATAGCTCGGTTGTCCCAGCGGGATGAAGTCTCCCGATTGAAGGATGAGCTTGACCTCGCTCAACGGCGATTGGAGGTTTTGACGACAGGCATTCGAGATGCTGTGGTTTGGGTTGATGGGGAGGGCGATATTCTTGGATGTAGCGTCCAAGCCGAGAAGCTGTTGGGGTGGTCTGAGGTTGAGTTGTCGGGGCGCTCATTCGCGCGGCACTTGATCTCGCCTGAGCACCGTTCCTGGCACCTCGCCACCCTGGCAACCTTTCGACAAACAGGCGATCACACGCTGCTGTACAGACGATTTCGACGCGTTTTGCTTCATCGTGACGGCAGTCGGCGGCTGGTTGAACTGAGAATCTTGCCGGTGGAGATCGACGGGGAACACGAATTCACTGTGTTGCTCCATGATTCTGCGAGGCAGGCCAAAAGACAAACGGCAACGTCGAATCTCGGCTCCCAGCTCTCGGACGTCGTGCACTCCATTTACGAAGGAATCTTTAGTCTGGACGTCCATGGGGTCTGCACCTTTGCCAACAC from Stieleria varia carries:
- a CDS encoding DUF1592 domain-containing protein, giving the protein MADDDSLASVFQRHCVKCHGADDDVQGDVDLTEPRVGDLAEDSELLSQLIAVLDLKEMPPEGEPELADDVRHELMVDLRRQLHAAVASKRSFPDTPIRRMNRFQYNNAVIDLFDLRCIVFTLPERMMREHKGYFKPESGKMAEVVSVGSRPLGKSQMIEKRLAGVAAFPQDLRAEHGYDNRGDHLSLSPLLMEAFLNLGQSITQSPDFTPANVGIWKSFFEPPKPDADVETIVRQRLATFLERAFRRPAAEETVDRYTSYVTRQLESGVSFIDAMKSAAAATLSSPRFLYLYDGSGEESPVASVDGYDLASRLSFFLWGSLPDAELLELASAGTLADPAVLEGQVERMLRDHKLKRFCDSFPTQWLQLDRIISSVPDPEKFPDFYFAKYRDSMHMMLEPLLLFETVLIENQPITQFIDSDFTYRSDLLENAYGVLATDGQRTGKGAGAVTVLDFRRVPVTDRRSGGLITNAAVMTMTSGPLRTQPITRGAWIATVIFNNPPEPPPADVPPLDEKPSDGEEHLTLRERLAMHRERADCKGCHEQIDPLGFALENFSPVGTWRDKYENGREVDVAGTLFRRHEFHDIAEFKDAIMTEKDRFTRALAGHLLSYALARELGPSDQISLDEITEKTIADQYRMQTLIKQVVLSKSFQSKSKARSQP
- a CDS encoding DUF1552 domain-containing protein; this encodes MSSTSRRTFLRGLGGSALALPWLEGIAIANGATTTPLRMAHFYVPIGVVRRGFFPGEADDVIPKGNLGNVMKSLGKQDPFYSVKPLDELTPTMQPLSPLKDKVCFITGMDRTFQQGTDVHAQCASCYLSSAPPYTVQGTAWPLDRTLDHLVADHVGGQTPFRTLEFSCNSHRDNKESIYFDNISWYGTGHLAPSIRDPRKMYRRLFSTQEMDRYRDITDLVLEDARSLTKDLGYTDRQKFTEYFDSVRAIEVQMNRLESMKSELSHVEFDEPTEAYLPRGEYIRLMGDLMVVALQTGLTNVATFMVGPERWDTPYMFEGLFDTPRSHHQMSHNQTKMIDDLLKVDRFHMEQYVYLMQRMDAIQESDGSTLLDNTLFTYGSGLGDGSTHQYNDLPIIVGGGGNRIGAGRHINMPEGTPLANLWLTQARMMGLSIDRFADSTGTIEPLLANR